A genomic segment from Flavobacterium inviolabile encodes:
- the rpsM gene encoding 30S ribosomal protein S13 has translation MARIAGVDIPKNKRGIIALTYIFGIGNSRAKEILEKANVSEDKKVQDWNDDEIGAIREAVSYFKIEGELRSEISLNIKRLMDIGCYRGIRHRAGLPLRGQRTKNNSRTRKGKRKTVANKKKATK, from the coding sequence ATGGCAAGAATTGCAGGGGTAGATATACCTAAAAACAAAAGAGGAATCATCGCTTTAACCTATATCTTCGGAATTGGGAATAGTAGAGCTAAAGAGATTTTAGAAAAAGCTAACGTAAGCGAAGATAAAAAAGTTCAAGACTGGAATGATGACGAGATCGGAGCGATCCGTGAAGCCGTTTCTTATTTCAAGATTGAAGGTGAATTACGTTCTGAGATTTCATTAAACATCAAACGTTTAATGGATATCGGATGTTATAGAGGAATTCGTCACAGAGCTGGACTTCCATTAAGAGGTCAAAGAACTAAGAACAACTCTAGAACAAGAAAAGGTAAAAGAAAAACTGTTGCTAACAAGAAAAAAGCAACTAAATAA
- the rplO gene encoding 50S ribosomal protein L15 — protein MNLSNLQPAEGSTHNQNKRLGRGEGSGKGGTAARGHKGAKSRSGYSKKIGFEGGQMPLQRRVPKFGFKNINRVEYQGVNLDTLQLLVDNGVVTDTVDFSVLVDNRLATKNSLVKILGRGELKAKLKVTAHKFTATAKAAIEAAGGEVVTL, from the coding sequence ATGAATTTAAGTAATTTACAACCAGCTGAAGGGTCAACACACAATCAAAATAAAAGATTAGGTAGAGGAGAAGGTTCTGGTAAAGGTGGTACTGCTGCACGTGGTCACAAAGGAGCTAAATCTCGTTCTGGTTATTCTAAAAAGATTGGTTTTGAAGGAGGTCAAATGCCTTTACAAAGACGTGTACCTAAGTTTGGTTTCAAAAACATCAACCGAGTAGAGTACCAGGGTGTTAATTTAGACACACTTCAATTATTAGTTGATAATGGAGTTGTTACTGATACTGTTGATTTTTCAGTTTTAGTAGACAATCGTTTAGCAACAAAAAATAGCTTAGTAAAGATTTTAGGAAGAGGAGAGCTTAAAGCAAAACTAAAAGTAACTGCTCACAAATTTACTGCTACTGCAAAAGCGGCTATCGAGGCTGCAGGTGGAGAAGTAGTAACTTTATAA
- the rplF gene encoding 50S ribosomal protein L6, with protein MSRIGKNPIVIPAGVTVEVKEGVVTVKGKLGELTQEFSDVSVKIEDGQVIVERSSDHKDQRAKHGLYRALISNMIVGVAEGFTKQLELVGVGYRASNQGQRLDVALGFSHNIVLEVVPEVIVETVSEKGKNPIIKLASHDKQLLGQVAAKIRSFRKPEPYKGKGVKFVGEVLRRKAGKSA; from the coding sequence ATGTCAAGAATAGGTAAAAATCCAATTGTAATTCCAGCTGGCGTAACTGTAGAAGTTAAAGAAGGTGTAGTTACAGTAAAAGGAAAATTAGGTGAACTTACTCAGGAATTTTCAGATGTATCTGTTAAAATTGAGGATGGTCAAGTAATCGTTGAGAGATCTTCTGATCATAAAGATCAAAGAGCAAAGCACGGTTTATACAGAGCTTTAATCAGCAATATGATTGTTGGTGTTGCTGAAGGATTTACAAAACAATTAGAATTAGTTGGAGTTGGATATAGAGCATCAAATCAAGGTCAAAGACTTGATGTTGCTTTAGGTTTCTCTCACAACATCGTTCTTGAAGTAGTTCCAGAAGTAATTGTAGAAACAGTTTCTGAGAAAGGTAAAAACCCAATCATTAAGTTAGCTTCACACGACAAACAACTTTTAGGTCAAGTTGCGGCAAAGATTCGTTCTTTCCGTAAGCCTGAACCATACAAAGGAAAAGGTGTTAAATTTGTGGGTGAAGTATTAAGAAGAAAAGCAGGTAAATCAGCTTAA
- the rplV gene encoding 50S ribosomal protein L22, with amino-acid sequence MGVRKRERAEQIKEANKQIAFAKLNNCPTSPRKMRLVADLVRGQKVEKALNILRFSSKEASRKLEKLLLSAIANWQAKNADANMEEAGLFVKEIRVDGGMMLKRLRPAPQGRAHRIRKRSNHVTIVIGDINNTQSN; translated from the coding sequence ATGGGAGTTCGTAAAAGAGAAAGAGCCGAGCAGATTAAAGAAGCTAACAAGCAAATTGCATTTGCTAAGCTGAATAACTGCCCTACTTCACCTAGAAAAATGCGCTTAGTGGCAGATTTAGTTAGAGGTCAGAAGGTAGAAAAAGCTCTTAATATATTAAGATTTAGTTCAAAAGAAGCTTCTCGCAAATTAGAGAAATTGTTGTTATCGGCTATTGCTAACTGGCAAGCTAAAAACGCAGACGCTAATATGGAAGAAGCAGGCTTATTTGTAAAAGAGATCCGTGTTGATGGTGGTATGATGTTGAAAAGACTTCGTCCGGCTCCACAAGGTCGCGCACACAGAATCAGAAAACGTTCTAACCACGTTACAATCGTGATTGGAGATATTAATAACACACAAAGCAATTAA
- the rplN gene encoding 50S ribosomal protein L14, whose amino-acid sequence MVQQESRLKVADNTGAKEVLTIRVLGGTKRRYASVGDKIVVSIKDATPNGNVKKGAVSTAVVVRTKKEVRRADGSYIRFDDNACVLLNAAGEMRGTRVFGPVARELREKQFMKIVSLAPEVL is encoded by the coding sequence ATGGTACAACAAGAATCTAGATTAAAAGTAGCAGATAACACGGGAGCTAAAGAAGTTTTAACTATCCGTGTTTTAGGAGGAACGAAACGTCGTTATGCCTCTGTTGGAGATAAAATTGTAGTGTCAATTAAAGATGCAACACCAAACGGAAACGTTAAGAAAGGTGCTGTATCCACTGCAGTTGTTGTACGTACCAAAAAAGAAGTGAGAAGAGCCGACGGTTCATACATCAGATTTGACGATAACGCTTGCGTATTGTTAAATGCTGCTGGTGAAATGAGAGGAACTCGTGTTTTTGGTCCTGTAGCAAGAGAACTTCGTGAAAAACAATTCATGAAAATTGTATCATTAGCACCAGAAGTGCTTTAA
- the rplP gene encoding 50S ribosomal protein L16 has translation MLQPKRTKYRKVQKGKMKGISQRGHELSNGMFGIKSLDSSFITSRQIEAARIAATRYMKREGQLWIKIFPDKPITKKPLEVRMGKGKGAVEYWAAVVKPGRIMFEVGGVPLSVAKEALRLAAQKLPVKTKFIVARDFEA, from the coding sequence ATGTTACAGCCTAAAAGAACAAAATACCGTAAGGTACAGAAAGGTAAAATGAAAGGCATTTCTCAAAGAGGACATGAACTTTCTAATGGAATGTTTGGTATCAAATCTTTAGATTCGTCATTTATTACTTCTCGTCAAATCGAAGCTGCGCGTATTGCTGCAACTCGTTACATGAAAAGAGAGGGACAATTATGGATTAAAATTTTCCCAGATAAACCTATCACCAAGAAACCTCTTGAAGTACGTATGGGTAAAGGTAAAGGTGCAGTTGAATACTGGGCTGCAGTTGTGAAACCTGGAAGAATTATGTTTGAAGTTGGAGGAGTTCCTCTTTCTGTTGCAAAAGAGGCTTTACGTCTTGCTGCACAAAAACTTCCTGTTAAAACTAAGTTTATCGTTGCTAGAGATTTCGAAGCATAA
- the rplR gene encoding 50S ribosomal protein L18 — MSLTKSERRQRIQFRIRKIVSGTAAKPRLSVFRSNKEIYAQIIDDVNGVTLVAASSRENGVTKGTNVETAAAVGKLIAEKALKAGIDTITFDRGGYLYHGRVKSLAEGAREAGLKF, encoded by the coding sequence ATGTCATTAACAAAATCTGAAAGAAGACAAAGAATACAGTTCAGAATCAGAAAGATTGTAAGCGGAACTGCTGCTAAACCAAGACTTTCTGTTTTTAGATCTAATAAAGAAATCTATGCGCAAATCATAGATGACGTTAACGGTGTAACCTTAGTTGCAGCTTCTTCAAGAGAGAACGGAGTAACTAAAGGAACGAACGTAGAAACAGCTGCTGCAGTTGGAAAACTAATTGCAGAGAAAGCTTTGAAAGCAGGTATTGATACCATCACTTTCGATAGAGGTGGTTATTTATACCATGGACGTGTTAAATCATTAGCCGAAGGAGCTAGAGAAGCTGGACTTAAATTCTAA
- the rpsK gene encoding 30S ribosomal protein S11: MAKASTKKRKVIVESTGEAHINATFNNIIISLTNKKGEVISWSSAGKMGFRGSKKNTPYAAQMAAEDCSKVALEAGLKKVKVYVKGPGNGRESAIRSLHNGGIEVTEIIDVTPMPHNGCRPPKRRRV; encoded by the coding sequence ATGGCTAAGGCAAGTACAAAAAAACGTAAAGTTATCGTTGAATCAACAGGCGAAGCTCATATTAATGCTACCTTTAACAACATCATCATCTCGTTAACAAACAAGAAAGGTGAAGTTATTTCTTGGTCTTCAGCTGGTAAAATGGGCTTTAGAGGTTCTAAAAAGAACACTCCTTATGCAGCTCAAATGGCAGCAGAAGATTGTAGCAAAGTAGCGTTAGAAGCAGGTCTTAAAAAAGTAAAAGTTTACGTAAAAGGTCCTGGAAATGGTAGAGAATCTGCCATCAGATCTCTTCATAACGGAGGAATAGAAGTTACAGAAATTATTGATGTAACTCCAATGCCACACAATGGTTGTCGTCCTCCAAAAAGAAGAAGAGTTTAA
- the ykgO gene encoding type B 50S ribosomal protein L36, with translation MKVRASVKKRSAECIIVRRKGRLYVINKKNPRFKQRQG, from the coding sequence ATGAAAGTAAGAGCATCAGTTAAAAAAAGAAGTGCCGAGTGCATTATTGTGCGTAGAAAAGGAAGATTATACGTTATTAATAAAAAGAATCCTAGATTTAAACAAAGACAAGGATAG
- the rpsN gene encoding 30S ribosomal protein S14, whose amino-acid sequence MAKESMKAREVKRQALVDKYAEKRKALLEAGDYEGLQKLPKNASPVRLHNRCKLTGRPRGYMRQFGISRVTFREMANNGLIPGVRKASW is encoded by the coding sequence ATGGCTAAAGAATCAATGAAAGCCCGCGAGGTAAAAAGACAAGCGTTGGTAGACAAGTATGCTGAAAAAAGAAAAGCTTTGTTAGAAGCTGGAGATTATGAAGGTTTACAAAAGTTACCAAAAAATGCTTCTCCTGTTCGTTTACACAATCGTTGTAAATTAACCGGAAGACCAAGAGGGTATATGCGTCAATTCGGTATTTCACGTGTAACTTTCCGTGAAATGGCTAATAATGGATTGATTCCAGGGGTTAGAAAAGCTAGCTGGTAA
- the rpsD gene encoding 30S ribosomal protein S4: MARYTGPQTKIARKFGEAIFGDDKAFEKRNYPPGQHGLAKKRGKKSEYAIQLMEKQKAKYTYGILERQFRSLFEKASASRGVTGEVLIQLCESRLDNVVYRMGIAPSRRAARQIVSHRHITVNGEVVNIPSYHLKPGDKVAVREKSKSLEAIERSLSNSSTVYEWITWNNETKEGTFVSVPARLQIPENIKEQLIVELYNK; encoded by the coding sequence ATGGCAAGATATACTGGTCCACAAACTAAAATTGCTCGTAAATTTGGCGAAGCAATCTTCGGAGATGATAAAGCCTTCGAAAAAAGAAATTACCCTCCAGGGCAACATGGTTTAGCGAAAAAAAGAGGTAAAAAATCTGAGTACGCTATTCAGTTAATGGAAAAGCAAAAAGCTAAGTACACTTACGGAATTTTAGAACGTCAGTTCAGAAGTTTGTTTGAAAAAGCATCTGCATCAAGAGGTGTTACAGGTGAAGTTTTAATCCAATTATGTGAGTCAAGACTTGATAACGTAGTATACAGAATGGGTATCGCTCCTTCTCGTCGTGCTGCACGTCAAATCGTTTCTCACAGACATATCACGGTTAATGGAGAAGTAGTAAACATTCCTTCTTATCACTTAAAACCTGGTGACAAAGTTGCAGTTCGTGAAAAATCAAAATCTCTTGAAGCTATCGAACGTTCGTTATCTAATTCTAGCACTGTTTACGAATGGATTACTTGGAACAATGAAACTAAAGAAGGTACTTTCGTTTCTGTACCTGCTAGACTTCAGATTCCAGAAAACATTAAGGAGCAGTTAATCGTAGAGTTGTACAACAAATAA
- the secY gene encoding preprotein translocase subunit SecY, with translation MKKFIESLVNVWKIEELKNKILVTLGLLLVYRLGAQVTLPGIDATKLQSLSSQTDQGIGWLINVFTGGAFSQASVFALGIMPYISASIVVQLMGIAVPYLQKLQKDGESGRKKINQITRWLTIGITLLQGPGYIYNLYKQLPADAFLLGFSSFSFLFSSVIILVTGTIFAMWLGEKITDKGIGNGISLLIMVGILARLPQAFIQEFSSRVTENNGGPMLIVLEVIIWLLIIIACILLTMAVRKIPVQYARRTTAGDFEQDMMGGNRQWIPLKLNASGVMPIIFAQAIMFIPAAVAGLSTSDAAQTITTSFQNIFGWQYNLVFALLIIIFTYFYTAITVPTNKMADDLKRSGGFIPGIRPGVETGDYLDKIMSLITFPGSLFLALIAVFPAIAVSLLGVQQGWAMFYGGTSLLIMVGVAIDTIQQINSYLLNKHYDGLMKSGKNRKAVA, from the coding sequence ATGAAGAAATTTATAGAATCATTAGTAAATGTTTGGAAGATAGAAGAACTAAAAAATAAAATTTTAGTTACTCTAGGATTGTTATTAGTTTATCGTTTAGGTGCGCAAGTAACACTTCCAGGTATTGATGCTACTAAATTGCAAAGTTTATCTAGTCAAACAGATCAAGGTATTGGTTGGTTAATCAATGTATTTACAGGTGGTGCGTTCTCGCAGGCATCTGTATTTGCATTGGGTATCATGCCGTATATTTCAGCGTCAATTGTAGTTCAGTTAATGGGAATCGCGGTTCCTTATTTACAGAAACTACAAAAAGACGGTGAGAGCGGAAGAAAAAAGATCAACCAAATCACAAGATGGTTAACTATTGGTATTACCCTATTGCAAGGTCCAGGTTATATTTATAACTTGTATAAACAATTGCCTGCTGATGCCTTTTTATTAGGATTTAGTTCATTCTCATTCTTATTCTCATCTGTAATCATCTTAGTTACAGGTACGATTTTTGCAATGTGGTTAGGTGAAAAAATTACTGATAAAGGTATTGGAAACGGTATTTCTTTGTTGATCATGGTGGGTATTCTTGCCCGATTGCCTCAGGCTTTCATTCAGGAATTCTCTTCCCGTGTAACAGAAAATAACGGAGGGCCTATGCTTATCGTTTTAGAAGTAATTATTTGGTTATTAATCATCATTGCTTGTATTTTATTAACCATGGCTGTTAGAAAAATACCGGTACAATACGCTCGTCGTACAACAGCCGGAGATTTCGAACAGGACATGATGGGAGGTAACAGACAATGGATTCCTTTAAAGCTTAATGCTTCAGGAGTTATGCCGATTATCTTCGCACAAGCAATTATGTTTATTCCTGCTGCAGTTGCTGGTTTGTCAACTTCAGATGCGGCTCAAACTATCACTACGAGCTTCCAAAATATCTTTGGATGGCAGTATAATTTAGTTTTTGCCTTATTAATCATAATTTTTACTTACTTTTACACCGCAATTACAGTACCTACAAATAAAATGGCAGATGATCTGAAGCGTAGCGGAGGTTTCATCCCTGGAATTCGTCCGGGTGTTGAAACAGGAGACTACCTGGATAAAATCATGTCACTTATAACTTTTCCAGGTTCGTTATTCTTGGCTTTAATAGCTGTGTTCCCAGCTATTGCAGTAAGCCTTTTAGGAGTACAACAAGGGTGGGCAATGTTTTATGGCGGAACATCGTTACTTATTATGGTGGGTGTTGCAATTGATACTATTCAACAAATAAATTCTTATTTATTGAATAAACATTATGATGGTTTGATGAAAAGTGGTAAAAATAGAAAAGCAGTAGCTTAA
- the rpmD gene encoding 50S ribosomal protein L30, with product MAKIKVKQVKSQINCPLTQKRTLEALGLRRLGQVVEHEATSAILGMVNKVQHLVSVEETK from the coding sequence ATGGCAAAAATTAAAGTAAAACAAGTAAAAAGTCAAATCAACTGTCCTCTTACACAAAAGAGAACATTAGAAGCTTTAGGTCTTCGTAGATTAGGACAAGTTGTTGAGCATGAAGCAACTTCTGCTATCCTTGGAATGGTAAATAAAGTTCAACACTTAGTTTCTGTAGAAGAAACTAAATAA
- the rplX gene encoding 50S ribosomal protein L24: MIKLKIKSGDIVKVIAGDHKGAEGKVLRVLREKNKAVVEGVNMVSKHTKPSAKNPQGGIVKKEAPIHISNIALVDPKTKEATRVGVKVEGDKKVRFSKKSNQVL; encoded by the coding sequence ATGATAAAGCTAAAAATTAAATCAGGAGATATCGTAAAAGTAATCGCTGGAGACCATAAAGGTGCTGAAGGTAAAGTTTTACGTGTACTTCGCGAGAAAAATAAAGCGGTAGTTGAAGGTGTTAACATGGTTTCGAAACATACTAAACCAAGTGCAAAAAACCCTCAAGGTGGTATCGTTAAAAAAGAAGCTCCAATTCATATCTCTAATATCGCTCTAGTTGATCCTAAAACTAAGGAAGCAACAAGAGTAGGAGTTAAAGTAGAAGGAGATAAGAAAGTGAGATTTTCAAAAAAATCTAATCAAGTATTATAG
- the rpsH gene encoding 30S ribosomal protein S8, producing MYTDPIADFLTRVRNAVRANHKVVEIPASNLKKEITKILFDQGYILSYKFDDSTVQGTIKIALKYDKETKESVIKDIQRISKPGLRKYAGAANLPRILNGLGIAIVSTSKGLMTGKQAKQLNVGGEVICYVY from the coding sequence ATGTATACAGATCCTATTGCAGATTTTTTGACAAGAGTTAGAAATGCGGTACGTGCTAACCACAAAGTGGTTGAAATTCCTGCTTCTAATTTGAAAAAAGAAATCACAAAGATTTTATTTGATCAAGGCTATATTTTAAGCTACAAATTTGATGACAGTACTGTTCAAGGTACCATCAAAATCGCTCTTAAGTATGATAAAGAAACTAAAGAGTCTGTAATTAAAGATATCCAAAGAATTAGTAAACCAGGTTTACGTAAGTACGCTGGTGCTGCTAACCTACCGAGAATCTTAAACGGTTTAGGTATTGCTATCGTTTCTACATCAAAAGGTTTGATGACTGGAAAACAAGCGAAGCAATTAAATGTTGGTGGTGAAGTAATTTGTTACGTATACTAA
- the rpsE gene encoding 30S ribosomal protein S5: protein MYHNYKNVELVKPSGLELKDRLVSVNRVTKVTKGGRAFGFSAIVVVGDENGVVGHGLGKSKDVSEAIAKAVEDAKKNLVRIPLASHTIPHEQKGKFGGARVFLMPASHGTGVIAGGSVRAVVESLGIHDVLSKSQGSSNPHNVVKATFDALLQLRSAHTVAKQRGISLEKVFKG from the coding sequence ATGTATCATAATTATAAAAATGTAGAACTAGTAAAACCAAGTGGTCTTGAATTAAAAGACCGTTTGGTAAGTGTTAATCGTGTTACTAAAGTTACAAAAGGTGGTAGAGCTTTCGGTTTTTCTGCTATTGTAGTTGTAGGAGACGAAAACGGTGTAGTAGGTCATGGTCTAGGTAAATCTAAAGATGTGTCTGAAGCTATTGCTAAAGCAGTAGAAGATGCAAAGAAGAATCTGGTTAGAATTCCTTTGGCAAGTCATACTATTCCTCACGAACAAAAAGGTAAATTTGGTGGAGCACGTGTATTCTTGATGCCTGCATCACATGGTACCGGAGTTATTGCTGGTGGTTCTGTAAGAGCCGTAGTAGAATCTTTAGGTATTCATGATGTATTGTCAAAATCACAAGGTTCATCAAACCCACACAATGTTGTTAAAGCTACTTTTGATGCTTTATTACAATTGAGAAGTGCTCACACTGTTGCAAAACAAAGAGGTATTTCTTTAGAGAAAGTATTCAAAGGTTAA
- the rplE gene encoding 50S ribosomal protein L5: MAYIPRLKEEYKSRVIAALTEEYGYKNVMQVPKLEKIVVSRGVGAAVSDKKLVDHAVEELTKITGQKAVSTISKKDVASFKLRKGMPIGAKVTLRGERMYEFLDRLITSALPRVRDFGGIKATGFDGRGNYNLGVLEQIIFPEIDIDKVNKIAGFDITFVTSASTDKEAKSLLVQLGLPFKKN; encoded by the coding sequence ATGGCTTATATACCTAGACTAAAAGAAGAATATAAGAGCAGAGTAATTGCTGCTCTTACAGAAGAGTACGGTTACAAAAACGTTATGCAGGTTCCTAAACTTGAAAAAATCGTTGTAAGCCGTGGTGTTGGTGCAGCTGTATCAGATAAGAAATTAGTTGATCATGCAGTTGAAGAATTAACAAAAATTACAGGTCAAAAAGCAGTATCTACCATTTCTAAAAAAGACGTTGCGTCTTTCAAATTAAGAAAAGGTATGCCAATTGGTGCTAAAGTAACTTTACGTGGAGAAAGAATGTATGAATTCTTAGATCGTTTGATCACTTCTGCATTACCACGTGTAAGAGATTTCGGTGGTATCAAAGCAACTGGATTTGATGGTAGAGGTAATTATAACCTAGGAGTTTTGGAGCAAATCATTTTCCCTGAAATTGATATTGACAAAGTAAACAAAATTGCTGGTTTCGATATTACTTTTGTAACTTCAGCATCAACAGATAAAGAAGCGAAGTCATTATTAGTACAATTAGGATTACCTTTTAAAAAGAATTAA
- the rpsQ gene encoding 30S ribosomal protein S17, whose product MEKRNLRKERIGVVTSNKMEKSIVVSETRRVKHPLYGKFVLKTKKYVAHDETNDCNIGDTVRIMETRPLSKSKCWRLVEIIERAK is encoded by the coding sequence ATGGAAAAAAGAAATTTAAGAAAAGAAAGAATAGGTGTAGTTACAAGCAACAAAATGGAAAAATCTATTGTTGTTTCTGAAACAAGAAGAGTAAAACACCCGTTATATGGTAAGTTCGTGTTAAAGACTAAAAAATATGTTGCGCACGACGAAACAAACGATTGCAATATTGGAGATACTGTAAGAATTATGGAGACACGTCCATTAAGTAAATCTAAATGTTGGAGATTAGTTGAAATCATTGAAAGAGCGAAGTAA
- the rpsC gene encoding 30S ribosomal protein S3 encodes MGQKTNPIGNRLGIIRGWDSNWYGGNDYGDKLAEDHKIRKYIHARLSKASVSKVIIERTLKLVTVTITTARPGIIIGKGGQEVDKLKEELKKITDKEVQINIFEIKRPELDAYLVGTSIARQIESRISYRRAIKMAIAAAMRMNAEGIKVMISGRLNGAEMARSEMFKEGRIPLSTFRADIDYSLAEAHTTYGRMGIKVWIMKGEVYGKRDLSPLVGMDKKQSKSTGSSSSPKGNGRPNQRKRK; translated from the coding sequence ATGGGACAAAAGACAAATCCAATCGGAAATCGCCTTGGTATCATCAGAGGATGGGATTCTAACTGGTATGGTGGAAATGACTACGGTGATAAACTTGCCGAAGATCACAAAATCAGAAAGTACATTCATGCTCGTTTATCAAAAGCTAGTGTATCTAAAGTAATCATCGAGAGAACTTTGAAACTTGTAACCGTTACTATCACTACTGCCAGACCTGGTATCATTATCGGAAAAGGTGGTCAAGAGGTAGACAAGTTAAAAGAAGAACTTAAGAAAATTACTGACAAAGAGGTTCAAATTAACATCTTTGAAATTAAAAGACCTGAACTTGATGCTTACTTAGTAGGTACAAGTATCGCTCGTCAGATTGAAAGTCGTATTTCTTACAGACGTGCAATTAAAATGGCTATTGCTGCTGCTATGCGTATGAACGCTGAAGGTATCAAAGTTATGATTTCTGGTCGTTTGAACGGAGCTGAAATGGCACGTTCAGAAATGTTCAAAGAAGGACGTATTCCTCTATCAACTTTCAGAGCTGACATCGATTACTCACTAGCTGAAGCACATACTACTTATGGTAGAATGGGTATCAAAGTGTGGATCATGAAAGGTGAAGTTTACGGAAAAAGAGATCTTTCCCCGTTAGTAGGTATGGACAAAAAACAGTCTAAATCTACAGGATCTTCTTCTTCTCCAAAAGGAAATGGTAGACCTAACCAACGCAAAAGAAAGTAA
- the infA gene encoding translation initiation factor IF-1, which produces MAKQSAIEQDGSIIEALSNAMFRVELENGHIVIAHISGKMRMHYIKLLPGDKVKLEMSPYDLSKARITYRY; this is translated from the coding sequence ATGGCAAAACAATCAGCAATAGAACAAGACGGATCAATCATTGAAGCATTGTCAAATGCGATGTTCCGTGTAGAATTAGAAAATGGACACATAGTAATTGCTCATATCTCTGGTAAAATGCGTATGCATTATATCAAATTATTACCTGGTGATAAAGTGAAGTTAGAGATGAGCCCTTACGATTTGTCTAAAGCAAGAATTACTTATAGATACTAA
- the rpmC gene encoding 50S ribosomal protein L29 encodes MKQSEIKNLSAAELQGQLSQLKKTYADLKTAHAISPIENPLQLRTVRRSIARVASELSKRELQ; translated from the coding sequence ATGAAACAATCAGAAATTAAGAATCTATCTGCAGCTGAGTTACAAGGACAACTTAGTCAGTTAAAGAAGACATATGCCGACCTAAAAACAGCTCACGCTATTTCTCCAATTGAAAACCCGTTACAGTTAAGAACTGTAAGAAGATCGATTGCTAGAGTTGCCTCTGAGCTAAGCAAAAGAGAGTTACAATAA